One segment of Oscillospiraceae bacterium MB08-C2-2 DNA contains the following:
- the rpsU gene encoding 30S ribosomal protein S21, producing the protein MAEIRIKDNETLDSALRRFKRQCAKSGVLQEVRKREHYEKPSVKRKKKSEAARKRKFK; encoded by the coding sequence ATGGCAGAAATTCGCATTAAAGATAATGAGACTTTGGATAGTGCTCTTCGCAGATTTAAAAGACAATGCGCCAAATCCGGCGTGCTGCAAGAGGTGCGGAAGAGGGAACACTATGAGAAGCCTTCTGTAAAGCGGAAAAAGAAGTCCGAAGCGGCGCGTAAGCGTAAGTTTAAATAG
- a CDS encoding YqeG family HAD IIIA-type phosphatase, with translation MSVFYPTVLQKRVYCIDKPLLERLGVTALILDVDNTLTTHDNPVPHERVLDWLREMKEQGIGLIILSNNNPERVRPFADMLGLPFAANAAKPLPGGYRKAIQRLGVPSHQTAVVGDQIFTDVLGGNLAGIKTILVEPMEFEDKGFFRLKRRVEKGILRRYRKGRKQRG, from the coding sequence ATGTCTGTTTTTTACCCCACTGTTCTGCAAAAAAGAGTCTACTGCATCGATAAGCCCCTGCTGGAACGCCTTGGCGTTACCGCCCTGATTCTGGATGTGGATAACACCCTGACCACCCACGATAATCCTGTTCCTCATGAGCGGGTGCTGGATTGGCTCCGGGAAATGAAGGAGCAGGGAATCGGTCTGATTATTCTTTCCAACAACAACCCCGAGCGGGTGAGGCCCTTTGCCGATATGCTGGGGCTTCCTTTTGCCGCCAATGCGGCCAAGCCTCTGCCCGGCGGCTATCGAAAGGCGATTCAGAGGCTGGGGGTCCCCTCCCACCAAACAGCGGTGGTGGGTGATCAGATTTTCACCGATGTTTTGGGCGGGAATCTGGCGGGTATCAAGACCATTCTGGTGGAGCCTATGGAATTTGAGGATAAGGGGTTTTTCAGGCTTAAGCGCCGTGTGGAAAAAGGAATTCTGCGGCGTTACCGCAAAGGGAGGAAACAGCGTGGTTAA
- a CDS encoding TIM barrel protein translates to MVKFGPAGNSDSFEAQGYKSSLDAPKYLHDMGLDAFEYQCGRGVRISQASAAKLGEKAREYGITLSIHAPYFISMSSVEEEKRLGSLRYILDSAAAAKAMGAKRVILHTGSCGKISREEALVLAKDTMKLALNAMDEGGYSDIHLCPEVMGKINQLGTLEEVLELCTLDERLIPCVDFGHLNARTFGGLGGYEDFKAVFDAMENRLGTERMRNFHSHFSKIEYTPKGGEKKHLTFEDTVFGPDFRPVAQLLAERKCTATIICESAGTQAEDAVIMQQDYRRAKEALEQGQPG, encoded by the coding sequence GTGGTTAAATTCGGGCCTGCGGGCAATTCGGATAGTTTTGAGGCACAGGGCTATAAAAGCTCACTGGATGCGCCAAAATATTTACACGATATGGGGCTGGATGCCTTTGAATACCAATGTGGCCGGGGTGTGCGCATCTCGCAGGCTTCGGCGGCCAAGCTGGGGGAAAAGGCCCGGGAGTATGGTATCACACTTTCCATCCACGCACCCTATTTTATTTCCATGTCCAGCGTTGAGGAAGAAAAGCGGCTGGGGAGCCTGCGCTATATACTGGATTCCGCCGCTGCTGCCAAGGCCATGGGGGCAAAGCGGGTAATCCTGCATACCGGCTCCTGCGGCAAGATCAGCCGGGAAGAGGCGCTGGTGCTGGCCAAGGATACTATGAAGCTGGCCCTCAATGCCATGGATGAAGGCGGCTACAGCGACATTCACCTTTGCCCGGAGGTTATGGGCAAAATCAACCAGCTTGGAACCCTCGAAGAGGTTCTGGAGCTGTGTACGCTGGATGAACGGCTGATTCCCTGTGTGGATTTTGGGCATCTTAATGCCCGCACCTTTGGTGGCTTAGGCGGTTATGAGGATTTCAAGGCTGTTTTTGACGCCATGGAAAACCGTTTGGGCACCGAGCGGATGCGCAATTTCCACTCCCATTTTTCCAAAATTGAGTATACCCCCAAGGGCGGGGAAAAGAAGCACCTGACCTTTGAGGATACCGTATTCGGGCCGGATTTCAGGCCGGTTGCCCAGCTTCTGGCGGAGCGTAAATGCACAGCAACCATTATCTGCGAATCCGCCGGAACACAGGCAGAGGATGCCGTTATTATGCAGCAGGATTACCGCAGGGCAAAAGAAGCGCTTGAACAGGGCCAGCCGGGATGA
- the aroQ gene encoding type II 3-dehydroquinate dehydratase, translating to MKKILVIHGPNINLTGLRERGVYGSETLESIDKEIVGWANELGLACVTAQSNHEGEIIDWLHDAMEENDGVVINAGAYTHYSYAIRDAIAAITIPCVEVHFSNIQAREEFRHHSVIAPVCAGSIAGFGKNSYYLALAALSRMLEGK from the coding sequence ATGAAAAAAATCCTTGTTATTCATGGACCCAACATCAACTTGACCGGTCTTCGGGAGCGGGGGGTTTACGGCTCTGAAACGCTGGAGAGCATTGACAAAGAGATTGTCGGTTGGGCAAACGAGCTGGGCCTTGCCTGTGTAACGGCCCAAAGCAATCACGAGGGCGAAATCATTGACTGGCTCCATGACGCTATGGAAGAAAACGACGGTGTTGTCATCAATGCAGGCGCTTATACCCACTATAGCTACGCCATCCGGGATGCCATTGCCGCTATCACCATTCCCTGTGTGGAGGTGCATTTTTCCAACATTCAGGCCCGTGAGGAGTTCCGCCATCACTCTGTTATTGCCCCGGTTTGTGCAGGCAGCATTGCAGGCTTTGGGAAAAACAGCTACTATTTGGCTCTTGCAGCATTGAGCCGTATGTTGGAGGGAAAATAA
- a CDS encoding Xaa-Pro peptidase family protein, protein MENKLEVLIEKLEGDMDAALITSPINRRYYTGFNSSAGVVVATRKSRTFIIDSRYFEAAQRKVKGMEVVLENNRHQQIRAILEAEGIKRLAVESDRVSMSGYLDYKKAFPEMEILFDNRLSDLITAQRQIKTSEEISLTDQAQQITDRAFNHILTYIRPGLTELEVTLELETACRRFGSSEPAFTSIVVSGQNSSMPHGVPTEKPLEKGDFLTMDFGCTVGDYHSDMTRTVAVGHATEKMQEVYQTVLSAQLAAIAVIKEGIPCKEVDKTARDLISKAGYGEYFGHGLGHAIGLEVHENPRFNTVSEVIAKAGLIMSVEPGIYLPGQFGVRIEDMVLVTQEGCRNFTQSPKELIVV, encoded by the coding sequence ATGGAAAACAAGTTGGAAGTTCTGATTGAAAAGCTGGAAGGCGATATGGACGCCGCCTTGATTACCTCTCCCATCAACCGCCGCTATTATACCGGCTTCAATTCCAGTGCCGGTGTTGTGGTCGCTACGCGCAAATCCCGCACTTTTATCATTGATTCCCGCTATTTTGAGGCGGCTCAGCGCAAGGTTAAGGGTATGGAGGTGGTGCTGGAAAATAACCGCCATCAGCAGATTCGGGCGATTTTGGAGGCCGAGGGTATTAAACGCTTGGCTGTGGAAAGCGACCGGGTGAGCATGAGCGGCTATCTGGATTATAAAAAGGCTTTTCCTGAGATGGAAATCCTCTTTGATAACCGCCTGAGCGATTTAATCACTGCCCAGCGCCAGATCAAAACCAGCGAGGAAATCAGCCTGACCGATCAGGCCCAGCAAATCACCGATCGGGCCTTTAACCATATACTCACTTATATTCGCCCCGGCCTCACTGAGCTGGAGGTGACCTTGGAGCTGGAAACTGCCTGCCGCCGTTTTGGTTCCTCCGAGCCTGCCTTTACTTCCATTGTGGTATCCGGCCAAAACAGCTCCATGCCTCACGGTGTTCCCACTGAAAAACCTCTGGAAAAGGGGGATTTTCTCACCATGGATTTTGGCTGTACCGTTGGGGATTACCATTCGGATATGACCCGGACTGTGGCTGTCGGCCACGCCACTGAAAAAATGCAGGAGGTCTACCAAACGGTTCTTTCCGCTCAGTTGGCTGCCATTGCTGTGATCAAAGAGGGCATTCCCTGCAAAGAAGTGGATAAAACAGCCCGGGATTTGATTTCTAAGGCTGGTTATGGGGAATATTTCGGCCACGGTCTCGGCCATGCCATTGGCCTGGAGGTGCACGAAAACCCTCGCTTTAACACCGTTTCAGAAGTCATAGCCAAGGCAGGGCTGATTATGTCGGTGGAGCCGGGAATTTATCTGCCCGGCCAATTCGGTGTTCGCATTGAGGATATGGTGCTGGTTACCCAAGAGGGCTGCC